TTCCTCCATTTTCTATTGTAAACGTATAATTCTTGCCTGGAACTTTAGGTTATTGTGCTTGTTTGTTAATCTATTTGATATAGTAGGTTCATCTAATTAATGATTCTTGTTCATGTtagtaattttgttgattttgataTTCCGCCAGTTTGAtaaagttcttattttttttactcttcACATGCAGATTATTGAAAGTCTTCTTAAATTGCCGGAGAATAGGGAATGCGCCGACTGCAAAGCCAAGTATGTATCGAGAAAAATCTAGAGAGATGATGTGGATATCATAATAGcaaaaactaatatataaattgtttcAATACAATTTAAATTGTTATAGATTCTGTCGTTGGATTAATGATAACATCATTCTTATCATAGTGCTAATAATTGCTTCCTTTCTCTTCAGAGGTCCGAGATGGGCAAGTGTGAATTTAGGTATCTTTATATGCATGCAATGTTCTGGGATCCACAGAAGTCTTGGGGTACACATATCGAAGGTGCTTTTCTTATCTCTAGAATATGTACTTTTATCTCTTCCTGATTGAGAAAGTTCATCGagttgctgctgctgctgtcACAACTTTTGTACTTCATTCACATATTTTCATGATAGACTAATTCTAGACCTTGTTCCCATTATGGGTATGGATTTGGCTCACTCAGATGTTGGGATTGCTCTTGTTTTCTGCTACCTAagatttcatctttctttttcctcctcaATATGTAGGTGATCCTACAGTCATCCAATTGTCTCCGATGCTAACTGTGATCCTAAAAAACCTTTTACCGTATAGTGCTTGAGCatgtttctttttctatgttaccggttattaaattttggttttatgaTTAGTGAAACCCAGTTTATCTTTCCCAATTGTATACCTGCATCTTACTGGCTCTTGCTCCAGGTTCGATCTGCTACACTAGACACATGGCTTCCTGAGCAGGTTGCTTTTATTCAATGTAAGTTATTTGTTAGGTCATGAATTTGCATTATTATGATTGGTGATGGTTTTAATGATAAGATGATAAGAGCCTACAAATTATGACAATGATTAATGTTTATCATGCAGCAATGGGGAATGAAAAGGCAAACAGTTACTGGGAAGCTGAGTTACCCCCTAATTATGATAGAGTTGGAATTGAGAACTTCATCCGTGCAAAGTATGTATCATAGAGTTTTCTGTATCCACCATTAACCTATTTTAGATTAAGTGaaggtttttcattttttttttgtattatattaattgttgttGTATATTGTAGGTATGAGGAAAAAAGATGGGTTCCTAGAGATGGAAAATCCAAATCACCACCTAGAAGGTTGGACGAAAGGGCTCCCTCACATTGGCAGAGACCTAATGAAACAAGTGGTCATGGGCACATTAGTAATTCCGAGAATTCATTTGAGGAAAGGAGGAACAAACAAGCACTTGGTCAGAAAGAAAATCTTCCTGCAACAAGAGTTAGTCTTCCTGTTCCTCCTAAGGGACCTGATCAGGTACTAAGTTCTTTATGTATGTGCTTTTGTTTCTAATTCTTTCTAGAAAATCAGTCATCCGCTTTTCTCTTAATGCATTTACATGGATAACCTAGAGGAATTAGCATTAGAATGAAGAAGTATGAGACAAATGCCATATGGAAAGAAAGTTTATCACTTGCTAAAGTAGCAAATAAATAGTATCAATTTGAACTAAAGTCTTCAATCTGTTTGTCCATGGGTTAACTTACTTTCTTGCTTACTAGTGTATAGGATTCTATTCCAGTAGTTTACCactcttatttattattatttaaatgttcaTATCACATAATGTGTTGATCGAATAGGTTACACCCGTACAGAAGCCTGAACCAGTTGTTGCGCCAGCTGAGGCAACAAAGCCAGCTGTAGAGACTGCTCCCGTAGCCATCGCTCCTAAAGTCGATTATGCTACAGACCTTTTCAACATGCTGTCCTTGGATGATGGTCCAAGTGAGAATGGTTCTGAGGCAACTTCTACTGATGATTGGGCAGGCTTCCAGTGTATGTCTTGACATTTCTCAATAACTTTTGTTCATTGACgttttttcattattatcttGTTAATGGTATTTGTACCTAGTACTAGCCTCCTGAGAAATGGTTagagcattttataatttcttttgattttgacACGTGCTATTCTGTAGCTGCTGCTGGAGGGGCCTCCACAACTGACGAACCCAATCCACCAAAACCTGCCGAAAGTAATACCAAGTCTACTAGTGGAATTGAGGATTTATTTAGTGATTTACCTCCATTAACAACCAACCAAGTCCCAGAGAAGCCTCAAAAAGAtgttaaaaatgatattatgaGCCTCTTTGAAAAGGTATATCTTCAACAGCATTTACTTGGGTCTTAGGAGTCCTTGGTGTAGAACTTATATTAATTGATCATTTTCAGGTTGGAGCTAATTGATAAGCATGACTTTGCGTTTATCTCtgatccttttttttctttgttgggTACAACATTGTTGATGTGATGGTTTCAATCAATTACAGTCCAATATGGTGTCACCTTTCGCTATGCATCAACAACAACTAGCTATGCTAGCACAGCAACAGTCCCTTCTCATGGCTGCTGCAGCTAAATCTGCTCCTGGAAATGCTCAACAGCCTCCATCTAACGGCACAAACATACCCTCTCAAGCTTGGCCAAACAGTGGCTACCAATTCCCTGGAATGATGATGCCCGTTGCTGGGCAGGCTGATCTGCAGAAACTTATGCAGGTAGACTCCATCACATAGTTGCAATTGCTTTAAAACAAGTATATCTAACAAGTTTCTCATCTGGTGCACTTCTTTTTCATTGCATTAGGCTATGAATATGGGACAGACACAAATGGCGAACTCATCTGCATATCCATCATCCAGGTACATATTAATCTCTTTGTTCTCAGTTGTCTCCTTTAATACCGTCGGCCTTGTCACGAGTTTGTCCCATAAATAACTATTGGTTAGATTACTAATTTCATTCATAAGTCATAAGTTGTTCCATTCTCCTAAAGTACTGGTTATGTCCTTTCTTGTAGCTTTTATGGATTGGGACAAGTTGCCCCATCAAATGGTGTTGCAACGACCGGAGCAAGCAAGCCTCAATCAGCTTCCCCAGCTCCGTCCTCAAATCCTTCGCAAACAGGTAAGGATTACGATTTTTCATCATTGACGCAAGGGATGTTCACAAAACACTGATTCAGGTCTGGTTTCCGATGACCAATGGCTTTGTCATAATTACTATACCCAAAAAGTTATTTTCACAGGAATTTAGAGCTTTGGAAGGGTTTTTACAGGGAATTTGATTGTAAACCATGTGTAGATGCAGTTTcagttattttttttgtttttcttttcatatttgagTGATGTATGAGTAGATTTATATGCCAATACTTTAATAAAAGATAGTTTAGGTTGAATTGGATTAAATCAGTCTTGCTCAAAACATGGTTTCTTTTAGCAGCATTATTATGTTCTTTTTGCACGGTTAGAGATGGTAGCAGATTAGTCAAACTATGTTTTTGGTCCCTCTATTATGCTAGAACTTGGATTTAATCCTTGTAATGGAATTGGAATAATTTGGCCCTCTTACTCTTGTAATATGTTATTAGTTAGTCCTTGATGTGTTGAGATATGTTTTTAGAAAACATCTTTTAGCTTTCatttgatatgtaaattttttattggatttagtttgacttttttttatttaaaaaactgaCATGtggacttttaaaaaaaaattatgttcaattaaaatatcaaaattcaaattttgactttttggacttccttttcatctttttgaaaggaaaaaaaatgtggAGTTCGCTTAATTCATTCATCAACATACAATCGAGTTGTATACGAGTAATGTACTTTGAATGCAATAGGTTGCTTCTTCTCCTACTTTGTAAAGAAGTCTCTAGTTATTACACATCTACTCTTTCATTATCTACACCCTATGTTAGGTGATTGGTTGAGCATCCATCAATTGCAGTCTAActcatttaacaaaatatgatgTCACACCTCTATCCCCATTGATATACGTGGCAATCCGAAACATGATTTAAAAGGCACTCATAGACTGGCAGTACAAGAAGTGGTCTAAGATGTACCCATATTTCACCATCCAATTGGTCACCCGAACATTAGCCACTCCCCATGTTTTATATTGCCGATACATATGCCATCCATCCTTGGCCATTCATGGGCTCCCTCGTCATGTCATCCGCTATTAGTGGTACACTCTTatctttaagaaaaaataattgaagCTTAACAATTGACATATAGTGGACTTACCACTTGATCGACCACATAGGTGGGCCACTATCTTTATTGTTGGTGACATAATATTGCTAGATATGAAGACCTTTCTTCTATATATATCTCAACACACgatagataaataatatttccCCCGTTTTTACTCCCTTAAGCCTTAGCACTCTACAATCTCCTCTCGTTATCGCCTTTTCCCCTCCAACTTCCTTCCTACTCAGCTTTACTCTGACTCTTCGCCTGTAACAAGTGAATCGACCTCTTTGTCATCACCATCTTCTCTTTCTTGGTCCTTTTTAAACACTAGTATCAACGTACCAAATATctaatcaaatcattttataaaataataaatatgttatgcaagttatataaaatttagaaaaataacacaatagGATTTGAACCAAAGATCtcgtaatttttaatatttcaactttaccaattcaaccaaaattttatttatttttatttaattttttataaatatatttgttcccAAAAATTTTCACCAACACCATGGGTGTgtaataatctaatttaatatttaagaattgattgagtttgtgtAACCTATCAATTGAGACTAtctatgaaattataaaaatctattattttaggtattttgtctttttatatttttatataaactctagaaaatatatacacatgatAATATTTGAGCccaaaatagtttttattatcTCTGCTCTATCATTTTAAccaaaaccacattcatttcttatatattttaatgatttttatataatctcTTTTCACCTACATCATAAGTTTGTCATAATCTAGTATTTATAGAGCAAATAGGCAATTGTTCTGATTAAGGTTAAATCACTTTTGGGGGCCTCAATTTAGTAactatttacttaaatttttttatccaatttagtACTCGATATTTCCTTAAAGACCTAAAGTTCACGCCCCAATGTGGAAAATAATTgccaagtttagggactaacttgaacaaaaaaagttcaagcccCAACATGAGAGCAGTCACCTAATTTAAGCCTCAATGTGAGAataattgtcaaattcaaaACCTAActtagataataaaaaaattcatatctcaatatataaataattaataaattcaaaccccaaatattaatttaacgCTTCTTGTCATAATCCGAGGGTCTAAAGGTGGAAGAATTAAGCTATGCTCAAAGTGCCCCAAAGCTATTAGGTTTTTCGGCTGCGGGGGAAGTTGataatttctcttcttttagaTATTGAGTGGTATCTGATTTCTTTAttatagttaaattttgattttagttttttgtgCTTATATAGTTTTATCtctttgtttttataatatttcaaatatttttatctaaacgcttcagcttaataattttattgtgtCTCGTGTGATAataatttgttcatttaatcttttaatatctCATTTATAACTTAATCATGTATAAATTTGTGAATTCGATATTTGAATTGATGTCTTAATTATGTCATGTCAGTAAGTGTTTATATATCGgaagatataaataataagaaCTTTTTATATAGTGTAATTGACACATATAGctattttaaccaaatttattGAGCAGATTAGTTTTAGACTGGATTAATTAAAGTCGAGTTAGATTCTGATTCGAGCCATTTATGTTTGCAAGAAAGACTTTTTCAAGTCACATCACCTTTGATttaaatcactttaaaatatttgttcaaatttcatttataatttatatcattttcagATCGAAGTTAAACCTATTTAAATTATCGACTTGTTTTTACGATGAAATCGAATAAAAAAGGACAAAATGCGAACATTAAGCAGGTGGGTCGTTTTCCAATTTCCATGGATGCCATACTGATATTAGGTTTAATTAAACTCACTTTCATGCACAAAAGGGAACCTACTAACATGCTTTTTAAACCTGTCTCGTTGTCTTGTCTGAAAACGCCTGCTTTCAATTTATCCATTCCTCCTTTCAAGCAATAATAAACCTAATCCAAAAGCTTAACAAATATTGCCTAAATCAAGTGCACTCAGAAACGACAATGCCAGTTTCTCTCCCATTCCCTTTGCATCTTCCAAAAACTCTTAGGGTAGTTCACATGGTGTAAGAAATCCATACAGCATCATTGAATGAGAGTTGATAAAAACTGATTGTGAATTCTATGTGCTGGTCTCACGGCCAGAGTGTTCATTGTCCCAGGTGTGGTCTACATTTGAGTTACGGCAGTCGCGTTGCTGTTATAGTCTTGCCCCCCCtcttataattcaccaaaaaaaattgatgattgtagtttttagtttatgttagtttagttttaatttgaAACCATTTTGTTTTCTCGGAAAACAATAATAGTTctaatttagtttcttttcgtttttgtttttggttataTTCTTGCATATTTGCGAAATTTATCAAGGCAAGCGTGTTGCTAGATTTATCAGGAATCGTTATCGGGGAACTTTATCAGGATACATCAATGTAATAGTGAAAACAATATTGAACTCTAAGATGATGGAAAAGAGGATAGGTCATTTAAAACTTATTCTTCGTGTATTACGAATACGGTGAGATCTCTTGCGAACCTTTGACAATGACTAATCGATTTACCAAAGTTTGATTTGACAATGACAAGACgaaattacaattattaatgATTGATCCCACACTATTAACTAATATTTATGGTTTGTGGTAATGAAAGCATCTTTTATTACAATACCAATTAGGATAAGCATGGTTTGGATTAGGGTTCTTGAAATTAAAAGCATGGATAACATATGTAGGACCAGCTTTGaaggttttaaaattaacccCACACCACATTTGCATCCAAAATCactttaaatctttttttttttagtttacaaATTACAACTAactacattaaaattataaataatatatatttcagtAATTATAACTagaataaattcaatataaaatatatttaaattgtaaattaaaataattcgaACAAAGTTTATATATGATGGGACTTAAAACTCATAATAAATCGAAAGAGAATCTAcgtttatttgaatataaacaACACTACCAAAACCTTGTTGATCACTCTAAATCTTACATTATTTCAAACGTAAACAACTAAAGAATTATGTTCggatattataaataaaaattttctttttgggatTACTTTAGTCtctaacctttaaattttagttaatttatttttattggatgAAAAGTTATcgaactattaaaattttaacgatcTTGATGTGACAACTCACATATGATTCATGTgtacttaaaaattaagaaaaaatctttttttaaaactcaataaattttaaaacgtaTCGTAGAATGCTAATTGTTAAATCAACTTTTCTatctaacaacaaaaataattaaaatttaaagattaaaagcgaaaattatctttaaaaattaaagaaaaaatgataaaataaatatgattaatgtatgcttaaataaaataacaatcaCAAAAGTAAAACAATATTTGTCCCAtgaaaattcatcattttcttcttattttttcccCTCACATGCATGTACCTGATTTGCGATGGTGCTTGCTAGTAAATGGCCAAACCAGAAGATACTTTTGTAGTTGGACAAAATCATTGCTGTACTTGAAACAGCTACAATTACTTCAACTGTCATTTATCAGACATAATTATATGTACAAACACTCCAAGACAACTGAGTTTTTGggaattttctttttggctgCAACTGATAATATTTCTCAATCCCCCCGTTAGGTATGCCGATAATCATTCTTGGTATTCCAATACCACCCACCAATCTCCGGGCCAACTCCATGTTCTACACAGTTCTCTTCCATCCATTCAAATCTTCCCTTACTTTTATAAGGGATGTAAATGGGATGCTTGTGTTTCTAAGCTACTCTGATTTCTATTCAAAAAGAGTTCAAATTCAATTCGATCATTGTTAAGTCAAGATCGAGTAGCTTGAGCTATAGAACAAGTTATGTTCGAGTATCTTAATTCTTGATTCAAACAACTCATGAGCCTAAACGAATTTTTACCCTTGATAGATATTCACTTAAAACCTCCCAAACCctatttttggttatttaaatATGACATTTGTACATGAAATGAGTTCGAActtgaatatgtaaataatgTAGATGAGCTTAATCAAATTGAGTTCAAACTTTGAGTCAAGCTTAAACTTTTATAATAGTATTGACTAAACTTGAGTTGAGTTTTAAGTAGTGAATGTTGAATCAAACTCAAGTTTCTTGTTGTGTGACGTTGGCTCAATTAGATAACTTCCCTCCTAGCGAGCAACGACAAAAATGACATCGAGATTAAAATtgaatcttcttatcataaaatttcgtAGAAAATAATCCTATTCATGTGTTGGATCATGatccaatttcaaaatattgttgTCTAGAATTGAATTTGACTTGGCCTAACTTGCCTCTATAGCTTGGTtcgtaaattaaaaaatattaataattttttttatattttttattaattgatttgaattCTAGTAGAATCTAGTCAGTTCAAGGTCAAACATATCCTATCCAAGGTCGGAGTTGGATGAGTGCTTGACCAATGAACATGTCTATTAAAAACCCTATGCATCAAGTTTAAAAGAGACTTTCATACTAAAAATGTGTTTGGATTGTGGTAAGATGAGAAAAAGttaagtaaaataagaaaaaccaaaggctgttttaatcttatttaggtaggatttttttttttgttttatttaatgagAACTTACTacaccaaaaattatttttcgtgACATTTTTAAGACATCATAATACAAAAAcatcacaaaaaaaaagtagtttTTGAGCTTCTGTGATGCTTTCAACGAAACATAAGAAAACGTCACGCATgaaaagtaacaaaaaaaattttcgtgACGCTTTAAACATCACAAAATGTGCTCTTTTTGTGACACTTTTTAATGTcactaaaagtaaaaaaaaattaaaaatcaaattttgtgaCGCTTTAGAACATCAAAAAATGTGCTCTTTTTGTGACACTTTTTAACGTcactaaaagtaaaaattctCACTTACACTCCCACTGTTGATCAAGCAAAAACGTCTCCAAAAGTTTTCTATCTGGTGGCATTTAAAATGTCACGAAAGTTGAACAAAAAAAGTCATGAAAAGTTTGTTCATTTAGTGACtcaatttcttaaaatcatagaggaaagaaaatgtatttctaaaattataaatgatataaatgatcttttttacactttttacattttattttatttt
This sequence is a window from Gossypium raimondii isolate GPD5lz chromosome 5, ASM2569854v1, whole genome shotgun sequence. Protein-coding genes within it:
- the LOC105768321 gene encoding ADP-ribosylation factor GTPase-activating protein AGD5 isoform X2, whose translation is MNEKASVTKELNARHRKIIESLLKLPENRECADCKAKGPRWASVNLGIFICMQCSGIHRSLGVHISKVRSATLDTWLPEQVAFIQSMGNEKANSYWEAELPPNYDRVGIENFIRAKYEEKRWVPRDGKSKSPPRRLDERAPSHWQRPNETSGHGHISNSENSFEERRNKQALGQKENLPATRVSLPVPPKGPDQKPEPVVAPAEATKPAVETAPVAIAPKVDYATDLFNMLSLDDGPSENGSEATSTDDWAGFQSAAGGASTTDEPNPPKPAESNTKSTSGIEDLFSDLPPLTTNQVPEKPQKDVKNDIMSLFEKSNMVSPFAMHQQQLAMLAQQQSLLMAAAAKSAPGNAQQPPSNGTNIPSQAWPNSGYQFPGMMMPVAGQADLQKLMQAMNMGQTQMANSSAYPSSSFYGLGQVAPSNGVATTGASKPQSASPAPSSNPSQTGKDYDFSSLTQGMFTKH
- the LOC105768321 gene encoding ADP-ribosylation factor GTPase-activating protein AGD5 isoform X1, producing the protein MNEKASVTKELNARHRKIIESLLKLPENRECADCKAKGPRWASVNLGIFICMQCSGIHRSLGVHISKVRSATLDTWLPEQVAFIQSMGNEKANSYWEAELPPNYDRVGIENFIRAKYEEKRWVPRDGKSKSPPRRLDERAPSHWQRPNETSGHGHISNSENSFEERRNKQALGQKENLPATRVSLPVPPKGPDQVTPVQKPEPVVAPAEATKPAVETAPVAIAPKVDYATDLFNMLSLDDGPSENGSEATSTDDWAGFQSAAGGASTTDEPNPPKPAESNTKSTSGIEDLFSDLPPLTTNQVPEKPQKDVKNDIMSLFEKSNMVSPFAMHQQQLAMLAQQQSLLMAAAAKSAPGNAQQPPSNGTNIPSQAWPNSGYQFPGMMMPVAGQADLQKLMQAMNMGQTQMANSSAYPSSSFYGLGQVAPSNGVATTGASKPQSASPAPSSNPSQTGKDYDFSSLTQGMFTKH